One region of Clostridium sp. Marseille-P299 genomic DNA includes:
- the rpsF gene encoding 30S ribosomal protein S6: MNQYELSLVVNAKIEDEARNAAVEAVKDLITKFGGTITNVDDWGKKRLAYEIQKMKEGYYYFIQFDADSTTPNEIEQRLRIMENVIRFLCIRRDA, translated from the coding sequence ATGAATCAATATGAATTATCCTTAGTTGTAAATGCAAAAATCGAGGATGAAGCTAGAAATGCTGCAGTAGAAGCTGTAAAAGATCTTATTACAAAATTCGGCGGTACAATTACTAACGTTGATGATTGGGGTAAGAAGAGACTAGCTTACGAAATCCAAAAGATGAAAGAAGGATATTACTATTTCATCCAATTCGATGCTGATTCTACAACTCCAAACGAAATCGAACAAAGACTTCGTATTATGGAAAATGTAATCAGATTTTTATGCATTAGACGGGACGCATAG
- a CDS encoding single-stranded DNA-binding protein — protein MNKVILMGRLTRDPEVRYSQGESSLAIARFTLAVDRRFKRQGEADADFISCVAFGKTAEHAEKYYRQGLKIAVTGRIQTGSYTNKEGQKVYTTEVVVEESEFAESKSASENSGFQATSRPTPSAAIGDGFMNIPDGIDEELPFN, from the coding sequence ATGAACAAAGTCATTTTAATGGGTAGACTCACAAGAGACCCAGAAGTTAGATACTCTCAGGGCGAAAGTTCTTTAGCAATTGCTAGATTTACTTTAGCAGTAGATCGTAGATTCAAACGCCAAGGTGAAGCTGATGCAGATTTCATTTCTTGTGTAGCGTTTGGTAAAACAGCAGAACATGCAGAGAAGTATTATAGACAAGGTCTTAAAATCGCAGTTACTGGTAGAATACAAACAGGTAGCTATACGAATAAAGAAGGTCAAAAAGTTTATACAACAGAAGTTGTGGTAGAAGAATCTGAATTTGCTGAAAGCAAAAGCGCAAGTGAAAACAGTGGATTCCAAGCAACATCAAGACCTACTCCAAGTGCAGCTATTGGTGACGGCTTTATGAATATTCCTGATGGAATTGATGAAGAACTACCATTTAACTAA
- a CDS encoding M23 family metallopeptidase yields the protein MKKQKLSELAKGKGVYAFLLVGVFVIVTAVLISVNNQSGQQPQQNNLVDLNEDPLDVAQNNEDKSATPNTDEVDSHKGTEEVANNEDLTGRDRPSTLPGGDSISNTNENTEVATNANELSTANTEVANKPVEEEVKPVINTTLESLNFSPDNGLTWPLQGKIIMEYSDNRTVYHQTLQQFKVNPAILIQGEVGSEVLAAAKGIVASVEVKPDTGITLTMDIGNGYKLVYGQLQESNLKAGDVVEEGEVIGKLDKVSKYYSVEGTNLYFQVQNSDSTVNPMSLLKEEE from the coding sequence GTGAAAAAACAAAAGTTAAGTGAACTTGCGAAAGGCAAAGGTGTTTACGCATTTTTGTTGGTGGGAGTGTTCGTGATCGTTACAGCTGTTTTGATATCCGTAAACAATCAATCCGGACAGCAGCCACAACAAAACAATTTAGTGGACTTAAATGAAGATCCTCTTGATGTCGCACAAAATAATGAAGACAAAAGTGCAACACCTAACACAGATGAAGTGGATAGTCATAAAGGTACAGAGGAAGTAGCCAATAATGAAGATTTAACAGGTCGCGATCGACCATCTACATTACCAGGCGGTGACTCCATAAGTAACACAAATGAAAATACTGAAGTTGCAACGAATGCTAACGAGCTATCAACTGCAAATACAGAAGTTGCAAATAAGCCAGTAGAAGAAGAGGTAAAGCCAGTAATTAACACAACCCTTGAGTCTTTAAATTTTAGTCCAGACAATGGTCTTACATGGCCACTTCAAGGAAAAATAATTATGGAGTATAGCGATAATCGTACCGTATATCATCAAACATTACAGCAATTTAAAGTAAATCCAGCGATATTAATTCAAGGAGAAGTTGGTTCTGAAGTTTTGGCGGCAGCAAAAGGTATTGTTGCTAGCGTTGAAGTTAAACCGGATACCGGAATAACATTAACGATGGACATAGGAAACGGTTACAAGCTTGTATATGGTCAATTGCAAGAAAGTAACTTAAAAGCTGGTGATGTAGTTGAAGAAGGTGAAGTAATAGGTAAGCTTGATAAAGTAAGTAAGTATTATTCCGTTGAAGGAACTAATTTATACTTTCAAGTACAAAATTCGGACTCAACTGTGAATCCAATGTCATTATTAAAAGAAGAAGAGTAG
- a CDS encoding DUF1934 domain-containing protein, with protein MTKDVIVSIAGLQYEIGEEEAVEIISRGEYYYRNNKHYVRYEELTEEDGFPCKLTNCTLKISNDKIDLMKKGASNVHMVFERGKSNLTYYNTPFGDLMLGIHTKTIDIKEEDSLIEVVLTYGLDINYGHVSDCTLNIKIQPNPTKD; from the coding sequence ATGACAAAGGACGTCATTGTTTCTATTGCTGGCTTACAATATGAGATAGGCGAGGAAGAAGCGGTAGAAATCATAAGTCGCGGAGAATATTATTATAGAAACAATAAACATTACGTTAGATATGAAGAGTTAACTGAGGAAGATGGATTTCCTTGTAAACTAACGAATTGTACTTTAAAAATTTCAAATGATAAAATTGATTTGATGAAAAAAGGTGCAAGTAATGTGCATATGGTATTTGAACGTGGTAAGAGTAACTTAACATATTACAATACACCTTTTGGTGATTTAATGCTAGGAATTCATACAAAAACAATTGATATTAAGGAAGAAGATTCCCTTATTGAGGTTGTCCTTACGTATGGACTTGACATTAATTATGGGCATGTTTCCGATTGTACATTGAATATAAAAATACAACCGAATCCAACGAAGGATTAA
- a CDS encoding lysophospholipid acyltransferase family protein codes for MRTFLVVLALVLFCIVTLPVYFILWIIGRFNPRLKTKISQIIVAWGFRFVLVFAGTKRTVLGLENVPKDEAVLYAANHRGFADIPMGYITVPTLTGFVAKKEIAKVPIFSWWMKNLNCLFLDRDDLKAGLKTILQGVEYMKQGYSMFIMPEGTRSQSDEMLPFKEGSLKMAEKTGCAIIPVAITNSDAVFEKQFPWVKKAHVIIHYGKPIYPNEVPKETKKALGAHVREVIAGMLEEDKSLL; via the coding sequence ATGAGAACGTTTTTAGTTGTATTAGCATTGGTATTATTTTGTATTGTGACATTACCAGTGTATTTCATTCTATGGATTATCGGACGATTTAATCCACGTCTTAAAACTAAGATATCGCAAATAATTGTAGCCTGGGGCTTTCGATTTGTTCTAGTGTTTGCAGGAACAAAACGTACCGTACTTGGCCTTGAAAATGTACCAAAAGATGAGGCTGTATTATACGCAGCAAATCATCGCGGTTTTGCTGATATTCCTATGGGATATATAACAGTACCAACCCTTACAGGATTTGTAGCTAAAAAAGAAATTGCAAAAGTTCCTATCTTTAGTTGGTGGATGAAAAATTTAAATTGTCTATTTCTTGATCGAGATGATTTAAAAGCCGGTCTAAAGACAATACTTCAAGGTGTCGAGTATATGAAACAAGGTTATTCCATGTTCATTATGCCAGAAGGTACAAGAAGTCAAAGCGATGAAATGCTTCCATTTAAGGAAGGCAGTCTAAAAATGGCTGAAAAAACTGGATGTGCAATTATACCCGTTGCAATTACAAATTCAGATGCCGTTTTTGAAAAGCAATTTCCTTGGGTAAAGAAAGCTCACGTTATTATTCATTATGGTAAACCAATCTATCCAAATGAGGTTCCAAAAGAAACAAAAAAAGCACTTGGTGCACATGTTCGTGAAGTTATCGCTGGAATGTTAGAAGAAGATAAATCACTTTTATAA
- a CDS encoding DUF951 domain-containing protein, which translates to MDLNVGDIIKLKKQHPCGSNEWEILRVGIDFRLKCKGCDHQIMIPRKQVEKSIRQVIPAKQ; encoded by the coding sequence ATGGATTTAAACGTTGGAGACATTATAAAATTAAAAAAACAGCACCCATGTGGAAGTAATGAGTGGGAAATTCTTCGAGTCGGCATTGACTTTCGTTTAAAATGTAAAGGCTGTGATCATCAAATTATGATACCAAGAAAGCAAGTAGAAAAGAGTATTAGACAAGTAATACCTGCAAAGCAGTAA
- a CDS encoding zinc ribbon domain-containing protein: MSEKIFCQSCGMPMTKEEHFASNADGSKNEDYCCYCFKEGEFTSDCSMDEMIEFCLNCEGSEEWFPDKELGRKQMQEWFPSLKRWKEA, from the coding sequence ATGAGTGAAAAGATTTTTTGCCAAAGCTGTGGAATGCCAATGACAAAGGAGGAGCATTTTGCTTCAAACGCAGATGGTAGTAAAAATGAAGACTATTGTTGCTATTGTTTTAAAGAAGGTGAGTTTACTTCTGACTGTTCTATGGATGAAATGATTGAATTTTGTTTGAATTGTGAGGGCTCAGAAGAATGGTTTCCAGATAAAGAGCTTGGAAGAAAGCAAATGCAAGAATGGTTTCCAAGTTTAAAACGTTGGAAAGAGGCATAA
- the rpsR gene encoding 30S ribosomal protein S18, producing MAFNKDKSDKGDAPMKRRVTRRRKKVCVFCADKNHTGIDYKDVNKLKRYVSERGKILPRRITGNCAKHQRALTVAVKRARHIALMPYTLD from the coding sequence ATGGCTTTTAATAAAGATAAAAGTGATAAGGGTGATGCTCCAATGAAGAGAAGAGTAACCCGTAGAAGAAAGAAAGTTTGTGTATTCTGTGCTGACAAAAATCACACAGGTATCGACTATAAGGATGTAAATAAATTAAAGAGATACGTTTCTGAAAGAGGTAAAATTCTTCCTAGAAGAATTACTGGAAACTGTGCTAAGCACCAAAGAGCTCTTACAGTAGCTGTTAAACGTGCTCGTCACATCGCTTTAATGCCATACACATTAGATTAA
- a CDS encoding D-alanine--D-alanine ligase family protein, with protein sequence MEKKTIAVLFGGMSSEHEVSCISAATIISNIDSNYYETVLIGITKEGNWLKVESLEDIKSGEWVKSKTSAIISPDKTQSAILLIHGNHVEKQKVDVVFPALHGLYGEDGTVQGLLELSGIPYVGCGVLASAVAMDKLYTKIIVDTLGIRQAAYVSVNAKDLSDMNAVVEKVEKLGYPVFIKPSNAGSSQGVTKAHNRDELVTGLRKASEHDRKILVEETIIGREIECAVLGSNDVRASGVGEILAAAEFYDYDAKYNNADSKTVISPELPAGKEAEFRDYAVKIFKAIDGFGLARVDFFLEKDTNEIVFNEINTLPGFTAISMYPMLWEAKGISKNQLVEKLIQSAFTRK encoded by the coding sequence ATGGAAAAGAAAACAATCGCAGTACTGTTTGGAGGAATGTCTTCAGAGCATGAGGTTTCCTGCATTTCAGCAGCTACAATCATTTCAAATATTGATAGCAACTATTACGAGACAGTTTTAATTGGAATAACAAAAGAGGGTAATTGGCTAAAAGTAGAATCCTTAGAAGATATTAAATCAGGAGAATGGGTAAAGAGTAAGACCTCTGCAATTATTTCACCAGACAAAACACAAAGTGCCATTTTGTTGATTCATGGTAATCATGTTGAAAAACAAAAGGTGGATGTTGTGTTCCCAGCGCTTCATGGACTTTATGGAGAAGACGGAACAGTACAAGGATTGCTTGAATTATCTGGAATTCCATACGTTGGATGTGGAGTATTAGCTTCTGCGGTTGCCATGGATAAATTGTATACTAAGATTATTGTTGATACATTAGGAATTCGTCAGGCAGCTTATGTATCAGTGAATGCGAAAGACTTGTCAGATATGAACGCTGTTGTTGAAAAAGTAGAGAAACTTGGATATCCAGTGTTTATAAAACCATCCAATGCCGGTTCTTCACAAGGTGTTACAAAGGCACACAATAGAGATGAATTAGTTACTGGATTAAGAAAAGCAAGTGAGCATGATAGAAAAATCTTAGTGGAAGAAACCATTATCGGTAGAGAAATTGAATGTGCAGTTCTTGGAAGTAACGATGTAAGAGCATCAGGAGTTGGTGAAATTCTTGCAGCTGCAGAATTTTATGATTATGATGCAAAATACAATAATGCAGATAGTAAAACGGTTATTTCACCAGAATTACCAGCTGGAAAAGAAGCTGAATTCAGAGATTATGCCGTTAAGATTTTTAAAGCAATTGATGGTTTTGGCCTTGCAAGAGTAGACTTTTTCTTAGAGAAAGATACGAATGAAATTGTATTTAATGAGATAAATACATTGCCTGGATTCACTGCAATTAGTATGTATCCAATGCTTTGGGAAGCAAAGGGAATTAGTAAAAATCAATTGGTTGAAAAATTAATTCAGTCTGCTTTTACTAGAAAATAG
- a CDS encoding PH domain-containing protein: MKFQGKNGAWWYLVMIFFNAMFITAMFSPDKTGGRAGLFIAILLWVICDIFMFHITFKNYILLEEEELIIFFGPVKQRIKYREIVSLKPTHNPLSSLAVSLDRLMIQWRRGSVFVAVKEKQVFIDQLCLKNPEIHVIKK, translated from the coding sequence ATGAAATTTCAAGGGAAAAATGGAGCATGGTGGTATCTTGTAATGATATTTTTTAATGCAATGTTTATTACAGCGATGTTTTCTCCAGATAAAACAGGAGGAAGAGCTGGGCTATTCATTGCAATTCTTCTTTGGGTGATTTGTGATATATTTATGTTTCATATTACTTTTAAGAACTATATTTTGCTGGAGGAAGAGGAACTCATTATATTCTTTGGACCGGTAAAGCAAAGAATAAAATACAGAGAGATTGTATCTTTAAAGCCAACCCATAATCCACTTTCTTCCTTGGCAGTATCACTTGACCGTCTTATGATACAATGGAGGCGTGGTAGTGTGTTTGTTGCAGTTAAAGAGAAACAAGTCTTTATAGATCAATTGTGCTTAAAGAATCCAGAGATTCATGTGATTAAAAAATAA
- the ltrA gene encoding group II intron reverse transcriptase/maturase, producing MKETKKCDDSRQLNTESGHLQKDRVELESYAKAPSISMTSDNRQNARREYHYGLLEKIISNENLNEAFKRVKKNKGSHGIDKMGVDELLPYLRSHGEELKQSIADGSYKPNPVRRVEIPKDNGKTRPLGIPTVVDRVIQQAVSQVLTPIFEKKFSENSYGFRPNRNAHQAILKCKEYMDEGYKWAVDIDLEKYFDTVNHDRLIGLIYKEVKDIRVIGLIRKYLNAGVMEKGLVSATVEGVPQGGNLSPLLSNIMLHELDMELERRGLKFCRYADDCNVYVKSKKSAERVMKSITEFIEKDLKLKVNKEKSKVDRPWKLKYLGYTFYNKKGEMGIRVHQVSVKKLKGKLKSITGRSNAMSMELRAIKLKQLIVGWISYFKLADMKGTLRELDEWLRRRLRLCYWKQWKKIKTKHDNLVKLGVENWKAWEHANTRKGYWRISNSPILNSTLTNKYLREQGFITLSERYSQIR from the coding sequence TTGAAAGAAACAAAGAAATGTGATGACAGCAGACAACTGAATACAGAATCAGGTCATTTGCAAAAGGATAGAGTGGAACTCGAAAGCTATGCAAAGGCGCCGAGCATTTCTATGACGTCGGATAACAGACAGAACGCCCGAAGAGAATATCACTATGGATTGCTAGAGAAAATCATTAGTAATGAAAATCTAAATGAAGCCTTTAAACGTGTAAAGAAGAATAAAGGAAGTCATGGAATCGACAAGATGGGAGTAGATGAACTTCTACCATATCTAAGAAGTCATGGCGAAGAGCTTAAGCAATCCATAGCAGATGGAAGTTATAAACCGAATCCCGTAAGAAGGGTAGAGATACCAAAGGATAACGGGAAAACAAGACCATTAGGGATACCAACTGTAGTAGACCGAGTGATACAACAGGCAGTATCACAAGTACTAACGCCAATCTTTGAGAAGAAATTTTCAGAGAATAGTTATGGATTTAGACCAAATCGAAACGCGCATCAAGCAATTCTAAAATGTAAAGAATACATGGATGAAGGCTATAAATGGGCGGTAGATATAGATTTAGAAAAGTACTTTGATACTGTCAACCACGATAGGTTAATTGGGCTGATTTATAAAGAAGTCAAGGATATACGAGTAATCGGACTGATAAGGAAGTATCTAAATGCAGGAGTGATGGAAAAGGGATTAGTAAGTGCTACTGTAGAAGGGGTGCCTCAAGGTGGGAACTTATCTCCACTATTAAGTAATATCATGTTGCATGAACTAGATATGGAATTAGAACGAAGAGGACTTAAGTTCTGCCGTTATGCAGATGATTGCAATGTATACGTGAAATCAAAGAAATCAGCAGAGCGAGTTATGAAAAGTATCACGGAGTTTATAGAAAAGGACTTGAAGCTTAAAGTTAACAAAGAGAAAAGTAAGGTAGACCGACCATGGAAACTAAAATATTTAGGATATACCTTTTACAATAAGAAAGGTGAAATGGGAATAAGAGTACATCAAGTTTCTGTTAAGAAGTTAAAAGGAAAACTTAAGAGTATCACTGGAAGAAGTAATGCAATGAGTATGGAACTCAGAGCTATTAAACTAAAACAATTAATTGTTGGCTGGATAAGTTACTTCAAACTAGCAGATATGAAAGGTACCTTACGAGAACTTGATGAGTGGCTAAGAAGACGTTTACGTCTTTGTTACTGGAAACAGTGGAAAAAGATTAAAACGAAACATGATAACTTAGTTAAACTAGGGGTAGAGAATTGGAAAGCATGGGAACATGCGAATACAAGGAAAGGCTACTGGAGAATCTCCAATAGCCCAATCTTAAATTCAACTCTTACCAATAAATATCTTAGAGAACAAGGTTTTATAACACTTAGTGAAAGATATTCGCAAATAAGGTAA
- a CDS encoding helix-turn-helix transcriptional regulator: protein MNRAFEMMYLLMQKKCMTAGELAKHFEVSTRTIYRDIDELSAAGIPVYATKGRGGGIQLLENFILDKSLLSEEDQDEILFALQSLKATNAGTGDHISERLAGLFQKSSKDWIDIDFSHWGSSNHEKDKFKKLKEAILTKRFVRFSYYNANGKTSMRKVEPMKLIFKGGNWYLQAYCLIRNSFRTFKVLRMDEVEVLSENFLEREEIMPELPGYWDEGESIEFQLLFTERVSYRVYDEFPKKQIKRNQDGTLLVTARYNKGEWLTGYLLSYGTDLTIISPEEQRENLKKVSSIILNKYS, encoded by the coding sequence ATGAACCGAGCGTTTGAAATGATGTATCTTTTAATGCAAAAAAAATGTATGACTGCAGGGGAGCTTGCTAAGCATTTTGAAGTTTCTACTCGAACAATTTACCGAGATATTGACGAATTATCGGCAGCAGGGATTCCTGTATATGCTACAAAAGGAAGAGGTGGCGGAATCCAGTTACTTGAAAACTTTATCCTTGATAAGTCTTTGCTATCCGAAGAAGATCAGGATGAAATATTATTTGCATTGCAGAGTTTGAAGGCAACGAATGCAGGAACTGGTGATCATATATCAGAGCGGCTTGCCGGATTGTTTCAAAAAAGTAGTAAGGACTGGATTGATATTGATTTTTCCCATTGGGGAAGTTCAAATCATGAAAAAGATAAGTTTAAAAAATTAAAAGAAGCGATTTTGACAAAAAGATTTGTAAGATTTTCATATTATAATGCAAATGGGAAAACAAGCATGCGTAAAGTAGAACCGATGAAACTAATATTTAAAGGTGGAAATTGGTATTTACAAGCATACTGTTTGATAAGAAATAGCTTTCGTACCTTTAAAGTGCTACGAATGGATGAGGTTGAAGTTTTATCTGAGAATTTCTTAGAGAGAGAGGAAATCATGCCTGAATTACCAGGTTACTGGGATGAAGGGGAGAGTATAGAGTTTCAACTATTATTTACAGAACGTGTTTCGTACCGAGTTTATGATGAATTTCCTAAAAAGCAAATCAAAAGAAACCAAGATGGAACCTTACTAGTTACCGCAAGATATAATAAAGGTGAGTGGCTTACTGGATATTTACTTTCTTATGGGACAGATTTGACAATTATTTCACCGGAGGAACAGCGTGAAAATTTAAAAAAGGTATCTTCCATTATTTTGAATAAATATAGTTAA
- the ispE gene encoding 4-(cytidine 5'-diphospho)-2-C-methyl-D-erythritol kinase yields the protein MDNINLKAYAKINLALDVIGKRPNGYHDVRMIMQTIRLYDKVNIRRIQNNEILVKTNLHYLPTNENNLVYAAAKLFKETLQIKDGVHINLEKRIPVAAGMAGGSTDAAATLWGLNEIFETKLTLEELMKLGVKLGADVPYCLLRGTALSEGIGEILTPLHNAPPCLCLVVKPPISVSTKFVYENLVLDSKIEHPNIDGMIEAINAKDLLQVSSLLGNVLESVTLKEYPQIKQIKEELLSLGATGALMSGSGPTVFGLFDDKKVAEKAFYQFKVGEYGKQTFLTSFYHPKSFS from the coding sequence ATGGATAATATCAACTTAAAAGCTTATGCAAAAATAAATCTCGCGCTTGATGTTATTGGAAAACGTCCGAATGGATATCATGATGTTAGAATGATAATGCAGACCATTCGTCTTTATGATAAGGTAAACATTAGACGAATACAAAATAATGAAATATTAGTGAAAACAAATTTACACTACCTACCTACGAATGAAAATAATTTAGTTTATGCTGCAGCAAAACTATTCAAGGAAACACTTCAAATAAAAGATGGTGTCCACATTAACTTAGAAAAACGTATTCCAGTCGCAGCTGGTATGGCTGGGGGAAGCACAGATGCTGCCGCTACCTTATGGGGCTTAAATGAAATATTTGAGACGAAACTTACACTAGAAGAGCTAATGAAACTTGGAGTAAAATTAGGTGCAGACGTTCCATATTGTTTACTACGAGGTACTGCTTTATCTGAGGGCATTGGTGAAATTTTAACACCTCTTCATAATGCACCTCCATGCTTATGCTTAGTAGTGAAACCTCCAATTAGCGTTTCTACCAAATTTGTATATGAAAACCTTGTTCTTGATTCTAAAATAGAACATCCAAATATAGATGGTATGATAGAAGCGATTAATGCTAAGGATCTATTACAAGTAAGTTCTCTTCTTGGCAATGTTTTGGAGTCCGTTACTTTAAAGGAATATCCACAAATCAAACAAATCAAAGAAGAGTTACTTTCTCTTGGGGCGACTGGAGCATTAATGAGTGGAAGTGGACCAACCGTATTCGGATTATTTGATGATAAAAAAGTAGCTGAAAAAGCATTTTATCAATTCAAAGTAGGGGAATATGGTAAGCAAACATTTTTAACTTCTTTCTATCATCCAAAATCATTTTCTTAA
- the spoIIR gene encoding stage II sporulation protein R, translated as MKKLKTRILHFYEEFTTLVFGKNTIYTTRKRRLKLLTILSPITLAICILFYSIVGVVIVATGCSKTTSFYDSELQVDIAKELLRFHVIANSDSTQDQEVKLKVKEAVITYLKPYLTNVTNKADAMDVIKEQLSTLELVADEVLSNNGFTYTAKSSLSSTTFPVKVYGDITLPPGEYDALRIELGKADGQNWWCIMFPQLCFVDGTYSVVPDESKKQLKTLLTEKEYTAIASNDVDVVVKFKIVDWFKHFFQSN; from the coding sequence ATGAAAAAATTAAAAACACGTATCCTTCATTTTTATGAAGAATTCACTACCTTAGTATTTGGCAAAAACACAATTTATACAACTCGGAAAAGACGCTTAAAACTGCTTACAATTCTATCACCAATTACACTTGCTATTTGTATACTTTTTTATTCCATTGTGGGAGTCGTTATTGTTGCAACAGGCTGCTCAAAAACAACCTCCTTCTATGATTCTGAATTACAAGTTGATATTGCAAAAGAATTACTTCGATTTCATGTGATTGCAAACAGCGATTCTACACAAGACCAAGAAGTAAAATTAAAAGTAAAAGAAGCTGTAATTACGTATTTAAAGCCATACCTTACAAATGTCACTAATAAAGCAGATGCCATGGATGTTATAAAAGAGCAACTAAGCACATTAGAGTTGGTTGCAGATGAGGTATTATCAAACAATGGTTTTACTTATACAGCAAAATCTTCCTTAAGCTCGACCACTTTTCCAGTAAAAGTCTATGGAGACATCACCTTACCGCCTGGTGAATATGATGCCCTTAGAATAGAACTTGGAAAAGCAGATGGTCAAAATTGGTGGTGTATTATGTTTCCTCAGCTTTGCTTCGTGGATGGTACTTATAGTGTTGTTCCTGATGAGTCTAAAAAACAGTTAAAAACCTTACTTACAGAGAAAGAGTATACGGCGATTGCTTCAAATGATGTTGATGTTGTAGTAAAATTTAAAATCGTCGATTGGTTTAAACATTTTTTCCAATCGAACTAA
- a CDS encoding PAQR family membrane homeostasis protein TrhA, producing MIHDSSNTKKVSNNETFHFKDPGSAITHLIAVILAVFAAPPLIIKAFHLGGTLQGISMILFMAGVILLYTASTVYHSFDISEQTNTRLRKIDHMMIYVLIAGSYSPICLVALGNKTGIVLFAIIWSFAIIGCFQSLFFIHCPKWVSAAIYIIMGWLCILALPQILQALPAKAFGWLLAGGIIYTVGGVIYALKLPLFNNKHKNFGSHEIFHLFCIGGSLCHYIMMYVYIASM from the coding sequence ATGATTCACGACTCATCAAACACTAAAAAAGTTTCTAACAACGAGACATTTCATTTTAAAGACCCAGGTAGTGCAATTACACACTTAATAGCTGTCATTCTTGCAGTTTTTGCAGCTCCTCCTCTTATTATAAAGGCATTTCATCTTGGTGGTACGCTGCAAGGAATTTCAATGATTTTATTTATGGCTGGTGTCATATTACTATATACAGCTAGTACAGTATATCATTCATTTGATATCTCAGAGCAAACCAATACTCGATTACGTAAGATTGATCATATGATGATTTATGTTTTGATTGCTGGCTCCTACTCACCGATTTGCTTAGTTGCACTTGGAAATAAAACTGGAATTGTTCTTTTTGCTATCATTTGGAGCTTTGCTATTATAGGTTGTTTTCAATCTTTATTTTTTATTCATTGTCCAAAATGGGTAAGCGCTGCAATCTATATTATCATGGGTTGGTTATGCATTTTAGCTTTACCACAGATCCTTCAAGCATTACCTGCAAAGGCTTTTGGCTGGTTATTAGCTGGTGGTATCATTTATACCGTAGGCGGCGTAATTTATGCACTTAAACTTCCTCTTTTTAATAATAAACATAAGAACTTTGGTTCTCATGAAATTTTTCATCTTTTTTGTATCGGTGGTAGTTTGTGTCACTATATTATGATGTACGTTTATATCGCATCTATGTAA